A window from Candidatus Thermoplasmatota archaeon encodes these proteins:
- a CDS encoding redox-regulated ATPase YchF, producing the protein MLVGIVGKPNVGKSTFFSALTLATAQIAAYPFTTIQANRGVGYVRGQCPHVAFGHQCTPNNSPCESGTRFVPIEVLDVAGLVPDAHAGRGLGNKFLDDLRQADAFVHVVDASGGTDFEGNPVGVGDHDPVLDVNFLEKEISYWIFGILEKNFAKIAKQSKLAGTKIEKTLHEKLTGLSITESQILIALRKTPADADMSLWTDQNLLRFCQELQKIAKPMIIAANKADIAPAENIEKLRATGYPVVPTSAEYELALRRATKAGLVNYVPGDDHFEFKDKSKLNEKQVAACSKMGDWLKQNGTTGVQAVLEDVVFKVLDMMIIYPVEDEHKWTDKQERVLPDAYLMRRGSNAKELAFKVHTDLGDNFIRAIDGKTHMTIGHDHVLKDNDVIKIVARA; encoded by the coding sequence ATGCTAGTTGGAATAGTAGGCAAACCTAACGTGGGGAAGTCCACATTCTTCTCAGCGCTCACGCTGGCGACGGCGCAGATCGCAGCATATCCATTCACGACCATCCAGGCGAACAGAGGCGTCGGCTATGTCAGAGGGCAGTGTCCACACGTGGCATTCGGCCATCAATGCACCCCGAACAATTCGCCCTGCGAAAGCGGCACGAGATTCGTGCCGATCGAGGTCCTCGATGTCGCGGGCCTTGTCCCGGACGCGCATGCTGGGAGAGGTCTTGGGAACAAGTTCCTGGACGACCTCAGACAGGCGGACGCTTTCGTCCATGTCGTCGATGCGAGCGGCGGGACGGACTTCGAGGGGAATCCTGTAGGCGTGGGAGACCACGACCCTGTCTTGGATGTCAACTTCCTCGAGAAGGAGATATCGTATTGGATATTCGGCATACTTGAGAAGAACTTCGCCAAGATAGCCAAGCAGTCTAAGTTGGCCGGGACGAAGATTGAGAAGACGCTTCACGAGAAACTCACTGGCCTCTCTATCACCGAGAGCCAGATCCTGATCGCCCTTAGAAAGACGCCTGCAGATGCTGACATGTCGTTGTGGACCGACCAGAATCTGTTGAGGTTCTGCCAGGAGCTGCAGAAGATAGCCAAGCCCATGATCATCGCGGCGAATAAGGCGGACATCGCGCCTGCCGAGAACATCGAGAAGCTGAGGGCCACTGGCTACCCGGTCGTGCCGACCAGCGCGGAATATGAGCTCGCCCTAAGGCGCGCGACTAAGGCAGGGCTCGTGAACTACGTTCCGGGAGATGACCACTTCGAGTTCAAGGACAAGTCCAAGCTGAACGAGAAGCAGGTGGCGGCGTGCAGCAAGATGGGCGATTGGCTCAAGCAGAACGGGACCACAGGCGTGCAGGCCGTCCTCGAGGACGTGGTGTTCAAGGTTCTGGACATGATGATCATCTACCCGGTCGAGGACGAACACAAATGGACGGATAAGCAGGAGCGCGTGCTCCCGGATGCCTATCTGATGCGGAGGGGCTCCAACGCCAAGGAACTGGCGTTCAAGGTCCACACTGACCTGGGTGATAACTTTATTAGGGCGATTGATGGAAAGACCCACATGACCATAGGTCATGACCACGTGCTGAAGGACAACGACGTGATCAAGATAGTCGCAAGAGCTTGA
- a CDS encoding DNA polymerase II encodes MGYWDIRLIGASYKKMENDLAIHLYGKTQDGQSVAVKYVGFEPYFFFVEPDRKEALDGIVGMLNNDTRVKRLEDAELLYKGEKRKCKKVVATFPWLVPDIRKTIMPQATVLAADIPFHFRFVYDMNIGSCVRVIGEPIDDSTYRTDIVVKAERFEPIKAFRPKLTILSFDVETSLKEPKIFCICCVVKNGDKVDGKQFAGDGPGGERKMIEDFTKFIEEVDPDVITGYNIDGFDIPQILQRAEALRMPEPSWGRYPGAMSQYNNRFWWTEGRIIVDAWWAIKKILKPKQETLNAVSKQLLGEEKHDVDPKKMDDEWDSDKEKVMKYCEHDSDLALRVLEKVAVLQRGMDLATVSMLPLDDVVSGTTSQFVDSILIREADKEKVAVPMTMRSSEDVETIEGGYVHEMKQGLYHWVLTLDFRSMYPSMIISKNICFTTLHPNGMIVSPTGAKFLDKSVREGLLPRILLKLMDERAATKKAMKDAQTTDDKDYYNGLQEAIKILMNSFYGVLASSFYRFTDPKIGASITAFAREATKGLIKKLEAESLEVIYSDTDSVFFLSPKPDLDESVKLGQQIAERFSSEGVVLEFEKVMEPFFSHGMKKRYVGRMVWPRQELIVRGYEMRRTDSFDLQSEVLSNVLEKVLDGDNQGAVTYTRGVIDDLMKGKIDPSRLVISRSVRAASQYKAGDSMINVRVFKKLKELGYEVVPGMKVSWVVTDSHASPQKFEPWIEGRPFDAKPDHRYYATRLAATISRVTDSFGWDEKSLVSGIQQSSFLNNDYETKREARATSQPKKTDKKLNLNNFM; translated from the coding sequence ATGGGATATTGGGATATCAGGCTCATCGGAGCCTCGTACAAGAAGATGGAGAACGACCTCGCAATCCACCTCTACGGCAAGACGCAGGATGGCCAGTCCGTCGCCGTCAAGTACGTCGGGTTCGAACCGTATTTTTTCTTCGTGGAGCCAGATAGGAAGGAGGCCCTGGACGGCATCGTCGGGATGCTCAACAACGATACGCGCGTCAAGAGGCTCGAGGACGCCGAGCTCCTCTACAAGGGCGAGAAGAGGAAGTGCAAGAAGGTCGTCGCCACGTTCCCGTGGCTGGTTCCCGACATTAGGAAGACAATCATGCCTCAGGCGACGGTCCTGGCAGCCGACATCCCTTTTCACTTCAGGTTCGTGTACGACATGAACATCGGCTCCTGTGTTCGCGTGATAGGAGAGCCGATCGATGACAGCACTTACAGGACGGACATCGTCGTCAAGGCGGAGAGGTTCGAACCGATCAAGGCCTTCAGGCCGAAGCTGACCATCCTCAGCTTCGATGTCGAGACCAGCCTCAAGGAGCCGAAGATATTCTGCATCTGCTGCGTCGTCAAGAACGGAGACAAGGTCGATGGCAAGCAGTTCGCGGGCGATGGACCTGGCGGCGAGAGGAAGATGATCGAGGACTTCACGAAGTTCATCGAGGAGGTCGACCCAGATGTCATAACGGGGTACAATATCGACGGGTTCGACATCCCCCAGATATTGCAGCGCGCGGAGGCGCTCAGGATGCCCGAGCCCTCTTGGGGCAGATATCCAGGCGCGATGTCGCAGTACAACAACCGATTCTGGTGGACCGAGGGCAGGATCATAGTCGATGCTTGGTGGGCGATCAAGAAGATACTGAAGCCGAAGCAGGAGACTTTGAACGCCGTCTCGAAGCAGCTCCTGGGCGAGGAGAAGCATGACGTCGATCCCAAGAAGATGGACGACGAGTGGGACTCCGATAAAGAGAAGGTCATGAAATACTGCGAGCACGACTCCGATCTCGCTCTGAGGGTGCTCGAGAAGGTCGCGGTTCTTCAAAGGGGCATGGATCTCGCAACAGTGTCGATGCTCCCCCTGGACGATGTGGTAAGCGGGACGACATCTCAGTTCGTGGACTCCATACTCATCAGGGAGGCTGACAAGGAAAAGGTCGCTGTGCCGATGACCATGCGCTCCTCAGAGGACGTTGAGACCATCGAGGGCGGGTACGTGCACGAGATGAAGCAGGGACTCTATCACTGGGTCCTGACCCTGGACTTCAGGAGCATGTACCCGAGCATGATCATTTCGAAGAACATCTGCTTCACGACGTTGCATCCGAACGGTATGATCGTTTCTCCGACCGGTGCGAAGTTCCTGGACAAGAGCGTCAGGGAAGGACTTCTGCCACGCATCCTCCTGAAGCTGATGGACGAACGCGCTGCTACAAAGAAGGCCATGAAGGATGCCCAGACGACTGATGACAAGGACTACTACAACGGTCTTCAGGAAGCCATCAAGATACTGATGAACTCCTTCTACGGGGTCCTCGCATCGTCGTTCTACAGGTTCACCGACCCGAAGATAGGCGCGAGCATAACCGCATTCGCCAGGGAGGCCACGAAAGGCCTCATCAAGAAGCTTGAGGCTGAGAGCCTCGAAGTCATCTACTCCGACACCGATTCAGTGTTCTTCCTGTCGCCCAAGCCGGACCTGGATGAGAGCGTGAAGCTGGGCCAGCAGATCGCGGAACGGTTCTCGTCTGAAGGTGTGGTGCTCGAGTTCGAGAAGGTCATGGAGCCTTTCTTCTCACACGGCATGAAGAAGAGGTATGTCGGACGCATGGTCTGGCCTAGGCAGGAACTCATAGTCCGGGGCTACGAGATGCGCAGGACAGACTCGTTCGACCTTCAGAGTGAGGTGCTCTCCAATGTCCTCGAAAAGGTCCTCGACGGCGACAACCAGGGTGCAGTCACATACACGCGGGGCGTAATCGATGACCTCATGAAGGGGAAGATCGACCCTTCGAGGCTGGTCATCTCGCGGTCCGTTAGAGCGGCGAGCCAATACAAGGCTGGCGACAGCATGATCAATGTGAGGGTCTTCAAGAAACTGAAGGAGTTGGGGTACGAGGTGGTTCCGGGCATGAAGGTGTCCTGGGTCGTCACCGACAGCCACGCGTCCCCGCAGAAGTTCGAACCGTGGATCGAGGGCAGGCCGTTCGATGCGAAGCCAGACCACAGGTACTACGCCACTAGATTGGCAGCTACGATCTCCAGGGTCACGGATTCCTTCGGGTGGGATGAGAAGTCGCTCGTATCAGGCATTCAGCAGTCGTCTTTCTTGAACAATGATTACGAGACAAAGCGGGAGGCAAGAGCCACCAGCCAGCCGAAGAAGACCGACAAGAAGCTCAACCTGAACAACTTCATGTGA
- a CDS encoding 50S ribosomal protein L15e, translated as MYHFMGEAWKDPSSDAMKRLMWQRLVDWRKEGTFVRVDKPLRLDRARTLGYKAKQGFVVVRAKVRKGGLRKHRIKKGRRAKRMGILKITMRKSIQRIAEERTSKRYPNLEVLSSYWVGEDGRHKWYEIILVDVNHPVIKADPKLNWICSSKHSNRANRGLTPAGKKGRGLVRTRGMGVEKNRPSLRAHNRQGT; from the coding sequence ATGTATCATTTCATGGGCGAGGCCTGGAAGGACCCGTCCAGCGATGCGATGAAGCGGCTGATGTGGCAGAGGCTCGTAGACTGGAGGAAGGAAGGCACCTTCGTCCGGGTCGACAAGCCACTTAGGCTCGACCGCGCTCGCACTCTTGGCTACAAGGCGAAGCAGGGCTTCGTCGTCGTTCGGGCAAAGGTCCGGAAGGGCGGCCTCAGAAAGCACAGGATCAAGAAGGGGCGCAGGGCGAAGAGAATGGGTATCCTGAAGATCACCATGAGGAAGAGCATCCAGAGGATCGCAGAGGAAAGGACCTCGAAGAGGTATCCGAACCTGGAGGTCCTGTCATCCTATTGGGTTGGTGAGGACGGCCGGCACAAGTGGTACGAGATCATACTTGTCGATGTGAACCACCCGGTCATCAAGGCCGACCCGAAGCTGAACTGGATCTGCTCGAGCAAGCACTCGAACAGGGCCAACAGGGGTCTGACTCCTGCCGGCAAGAAAGGCAGAGGGCTTGTGAGGACGAGGGGCATGGGCGTCGAGAAGAACAGGCCATCGTTGAGGGCTCACAACAGACAGGGCACCTAG
- a CDS encoding acetyl ornithine aminotransferase family protein — protein MNTNRKTKVSLKRVCEPPGPKAKAWVKRDNAVLSPYNRPYYYPMVVEKGHGCIVEDVDGNEYIDFNSGLGAMNVGHCHPEVVKAICEQSKRLLHYSYTDFYYRYAVELGEKLNKITPGSFQKKVFLSGSGAESIEAFAKVARWHSKRPMFLAFTGGFHGRSMGALSFTASSIGQKARYFPTMPGVEHVPYAYCYRCPYKMTFPECDYWCVDFIDDWVLKKFLPPQEVAASLIEPIQGEGGYIVPPKDYHRRLKKLMDKYGILYAVDEVQSGMGRTGKWCAIEHFGVIPDIVCMSKALGGGISLGATIGRAEIYDWSAGSHCTTLGGTPVACEASLATMRVIEKEKLRENATKQGEYVLKRLREWVDKYEIVGDVRGKGLMIGVEIIKDKKSKEKDGDAAHDIIHHAWKKGVVAIGAGENCFRIAPPLVITRDLLDAGLDALEESIKEVMKAK, from the coding sequence TTGAACACAAATCGAAAGACAAAGGTTTCTTTGAAAAGAGTGTGTGAGCCCCCCGGACCAAAGGCAAAAGCTTGGGTGAAGCGCGACAACGCGGTTCTGTCTCCGTACAACCGGCCCTACTACTACCCGATGGTGGTCGAGAAGGGCCACGGCTGCATAGTCGAGGACGTGGACGGGAACGAGTATATCGACTTCAACAGCGGGCTCGGGGCGATGAATGTAGGGCACTGCCACCCGGAGGTGGTCAAGGCCATATGCGAGCAGTCGAAGCGTCTGCTGCACTATTCGTACACGGATTTCTACTACCGGTACGCAGTAGAGCTGGGCGAGAAACTCAACAAGATCACGCCCGGCAGCTTCCAGAAGAAGGTCTTCCTGAGCGGAAGCGGTGCCGAGAGCATCGAGGCGTTCGCGAAGGTCGCCAGATGGCATAGCAAGAGGCCGATGTTCCTCGCCTTTACGGGCGGGTTCCACGGGAGATCGATGGGCGCTCTGAGCTTCACGGCAAGCTCCATCGGTCAGAAGGCCAGGTACTTCCCGACTATGCCGGGCGTGGAGCATGTGCCGTATGCGTATTGCTACAGGTGCCCATACAAGATGACCTTCCCCGAGTGCGACTATTGGTGCGTGGATTTCATCGATGATTGGGTTCTGAAGAAGTTCCTGCCGCCTCAGGAGGTCGCCGCATCCTTGATCGAACCCATACAGGGCGAGGGCGGATACATCGTCCCGCCGAAGGATTACCACAGACGACTGAAGAAGCTCATGGACAAGTACGGCATCCTCTACGCCGTGGACGAGGTCCAGTCAGGCATGGGCAGGACCGGCAAGTGGTGCGCAATTGAGCACTTCGGAGTCATACCCGACATAGTCTGCATGTCCAAGGCGCTCGGAGGAGGCATATCTCTGGGCGCGACGATAGGGCGCGCGGAGATCTATGATTGGTCCGCTGGCTCGCACTGCACGACGCTGGGCGGAACCCCAGTGGCATGTGAGGCCTCCCTAGCCACGATGCGCGTGATCGAGAAGGAGAAGCTCCGCGAGAACGCGACGAAGCAGGGTGAATATGTGCTCAAGCGGCTCCGGGAATGGGTCGACAAGTACGAGATCGTCGGCGATGTCAGAGGCAAAGGCCTCATGATAGGCGTTGAGATCATCAAGGATAAGAAGTCCAAGGAGAAGGACGGAGACGCTGCCCACGACATCATACACCACGCCTGGAAGAAGGGCGTGGTCGCGATAGGCGCTGGTGAGAACTGCTTCAGGATCGCGCCTCCGCTGGTCATCACGAGAGACCTCTTGGACGCCGGCCTCGACGCGCTCGAGGAGTCCATCAAGGAGGTAATGAAGGCCAAGTGA
- a CDS encoding aspartate aminotransferase family protein, translated as MRDVDGNVYLDFTSGIGVHNCGHRPAAMVKACQDQLDKFIHICFMVSPYESYLRLAEEMAKICPGNLQKSIFLNSGSEAIENAVKIARAYTKKKWIMSYKTSFHGRTFLDISLTGKEKPYREGFGPLVPYIQHVDFAYCYRCPLCLEYPSCTLACADTIRTVMETSPLQGDVCCLVGEPIQGEGGFINPPPGYWEKMRKIFDDNGVVFIDDEVQTGFGRTGKMFGIEHWKCDPDMLISGKGLSLGMPLGGVTGKDEIMSAPGPASLGGTFGGNPVCCAGALESIKLTNKAMPNTKMINKVELKRLKEWKQDIEVVGDVRGLGAMIGLELVRTKKGKEPVPELTRNIQLNCFKKGLYILTAGQFGNVIRLHPPLVIKQNLLEKGLDILESAIKEEAKKAGMT; from the coding sequence ATGAGAGATGTCGACGGGAACGTCTACCTAGACTTCACCTCCGGTATCGGAGTCCACAACTGCGGGCACAGGCCTGCGGCGATGGTCAAGGCGTGCCAAGACCAGTTGGACAAGTTCATACACATATGCTTCATGGTCTCTCCGTACGAGAGCTACCTGAGGCTCGCCGAGGAGATGGCGAAGATATGCCCGGGAAACCTGCAGAAGAGCATATTCCTGAACAGCGGGTCCGAGGCGATTGAGAACGCAGTGAAGATCGCCAGGGCGTACACGAAGAAGAAGTGGATCATGTCGTACAAGACCTCGTTCCACGGAAGGACTTTCCTGGACATCTCCCTGACTGGCAAGGAGAAGCCGTACAGGGAAGGCTTCGGCCCACTGGTTCCGTACATCCAGCACGTGGATTTCGCATACTGCTACAGATGCCCGTTGTGCCTTGAGTACCCATCTTGCACCCTGGCATGTGCCGACACCATCAGGACGGTCATGGAGACGTCCCCGCTCCAGGGCGATGTGTGTTGCCTGGTCGGAGAACCCATCCAGGGCGAGGGCGGATTCATCAACCCACCGCCGGGCTACTGGGAGAAGATGAGGAAGATCTTCGACGACAACGGTGTTGTGTTCATCGACGACGAGGTCCAGACGGGCTTCGGCAGGACTGGCAAGATGTTCGGCATAGAGCACTGGAAGTGCGATCCGGACATGCTCATATCCGGTAAGGGCCTGTCACTGGGCATGCCCCTGGGAGGCGTCACGGGCAAGGATGAGATCATGTCCGCACCCGGACCCGCGAGCCTTGGCGGAACCTTCGGCGGCAACCCGGTCTGCTGCGCTGGAGCGCTTGAGTCCATCAAGCTGACCAATAAGGCCATGCCCAACACGAAGATGATCAACAAGGTCGAGTTGAAGCGCCTCAAGGAGTGGAAGCAGGACATAGAGGTCGTGGGCGATGTCCGCGGCCTCGGCGCAATGATTGGTCTTGAACTCGTTAGGACAAAGAAGGGCAAGGAGCCGGTGCCCGAGCTCACCAGGAACATCCAGCTGAACTGCTTCAAGAAGGGCCTGTATATCTTGACGGCCGGTCAGTTCGGCAATGTCATCAGGCTGCACCCGCCGTTGGTCATCAAGCAGAACCTTCTCGAGAAGGGCCTGGACATACTCGAGTCAGCTATCAAGGAAGAGGCCAAGAAAGCCGGTATGACGTAG